A region from the Leptospira ellinghausenii genome encodes:
- a CDS encoding patatin-like phospholipase family protein, whose amino-acid sequence MSKKKALVLSGGGARGAYQAGVLRYLEEINWKPDIICGTSVGAINACAIGSGMDSKKLSELWLKLNQKHIMRYSVWNMLKGLFRRKYYPLVETYPLKKFIHEHLDFSHLNESKIKVIISAVNILTSELRFFENPTLQIEHLLASSAIPMIFPWQMIDGEPYWDGGVMANTPILPALTHEASDIVVVLLSPVGSSAIMETPVTKDEALERLFELYLLGSYKSVEQGLEYRKSVMNGLTAIENFLLNLRTQFTNAKISVIAPKQMLGFGSILNFKKEQAEKLLVQGYDDAKDFFQTKSKKK is encoded by the coding sequence ATGTCAAAAAAGAAAGCATTAGTTTTATCTGGAGGTGGTGCAAGAGGTGCCTACCAAGCAGGAGTATTACGATATTTAGAAGAAATCAATTGGAAACCAGATATAATCTGTGGAACGTCTGTTGGAGCGATCAATGCATGTGCCATTGGTTCTGGAATGGATTCAAAAAAATTATCCGAACTATGGTTAAAATTGAATCAAAAACATATTATGCGTTATTCGGTATGGAATATGTTGAAAGGTTTGTTCCGAAGAAAATACTATCCTTTGGTGGAAACCTACCCATTAAAAAAATTCATCCATGAACATTTAGACTTTAGTCACTTAAACGAGTCAAAAATAAAAGTCATCATTTCAGCCGTTAATATTTTAACATCGGAACTTAGATTTTTTGAAAATCCAACACTACAGATTGAACATTTACTTGCTTCTTCAGCCATTCCAATGATTTTTCCATGGCAAATGATTGATGGAGAACCTTATTGGGATGGGGGTGTGATGGCAAATACTCCGATTCTTCCCGCATTAACACATGAAGCTTCCGATATCGTAGTAGTATTACTTTCGCCTGTTGGAAGTTCGGCGATTATGGAAACCCCTGTGACAAAGGATGAGGCATTAGAAAGGTTATTTGAACTCTACCTACTTGGTTCCTATAAAAGTGTAGAACAAGGATTAGAATACCGAAAATCTGTGATGAATGGTCTCACTGCAATTGAGAATTTTCTCCTGAACCTCAGGACACAATTTACGAACGCTAAAATCTCAGTCATCGCCCCAAAACAAATGTTAGGTTTTGGTAGTATTCTCAATTTTAAGAAAGAACAAGCTGAAAAGCTCTTAGTGCAAGGTTATGATGACGCTAAAGATTTTTTCCAAACAAAATCCAAGAAAAAATGA
- a CDS encoding C40 family peptidase, with protein MFSKEYHLSIFLLVFLFPCFLHSQNLDTLLESGYNKQETLLIRSEIRKKLGDRANHKEIQNIIQSLRVWAVFESMSPSEFALEVERFVILRDHGYEWEETEELIPYLITAKPNKKEIPFLGKFYREMKLSQVPEDEMLNLFLSAKNKSWTGETLFVVGRLYVLLRKQESNPNVILKQLEKKMPKNILTLNSEKQKKLMVEMKPESKNSDFAKRWSTVMEDTISVLSGKNTIDDFKVSDRRTEIIWNEEGEWITKERPKLDPNLIFMEEQVTSQPTQIENSSKRKLVDPVGRLWIGTPYLYGGYSKRGVDCSGLTKSILTDPKIGMKEKAIPRSAKDQSQIGKFVSREKQEIGNLVFFSASPNTKKITHVGMVLENGNFIHASTSRGVVIQSLNEKWWKERYVTGRDIFL; from the coding sequence ATGTTTTCAAAAGAGTATCATCTATCTATTTTTCTATTGGTTTTCCTTTTCCCATGTTTTTTACATTCACAAAATTTAGACACACTTTTAGAATCAGGTTATAACAAACAAGAGACCTTACTCATTCGAAGTGAAATTCGAAAAAAACTAGGCGACAGAGCAAACCATAAAGAAATCCAAAACATCATCCAATCCTTACGGGTGTGGGCTGTGTTTGAATCGATGTCCCCTTCGGAATTTGCATTGGAAGTAGAACGTTTTGTCATTCTACGTGACCACGGATATGAATGGGAGGAAACGGAAGAACTAATACCTTATCTGATCACAGCCAAACCTAACAAAAAAGAGATACCGTTTTTAGGTAAGTTTTATCGGGAGATGAAATTAAGCCAAGTGCCTGAAGATGAAATGTTAAATCTTTTTTTATCTGCAAAAAACAAATCTTGGACGGGTGAAACATTGTTTGTGGTTGGTCGATTGTATGTTCTGTTGCGAAAACAAGAATCCAATCCAAATGTAATTCTCAAACAATTAGAAAAAAAAATGCCTAAAAATATCCTAACACTCAATTCAGAAAAACAAAAAAAACTGATGGTAGAGATGAAACCAGAATCAAAGAATTCTGATTTTGCCAAGCGTTGGAGTACGGTCATGGAAGATACAATCTCTGTTCTTTCAGGGAAAAACACGATTGATGATTTTAAAGTTTCAGATCGTAGAACCGAAATCATTTGGAATGAAGAAGGAGAATGGATCACAAAAGAAAGACCAAAATTGGATCCGAATCTCATTTTTATGGAAGAACAGGTTACTTCCCAACCTACACAAATAGAGAATTCCTCCAAACGTAAATTAGTGGATCCAGTTGGAAGGTTATGGATTGGAACTCCCTATTTGTATGGTGGTTATTCCAAACGTGGTGTTGATTGTTCTGGGTTGACAAAATCCATCCTAACCGATCCAAAAATCGGAATGAAGGAAAAGGCAATTCCTAGATCGGCAAAAGACCAATCGCAGATTGGAAAATTTGTCTCAAGGGAAAAACAGGAAATTGGAAATTTGGTTTTTTTCTCTGCGTCTCCCAATACCAAAAAGATCACACATGTGGGAATGGTATTAGAGAATGGAAATTTTATCCATGCGTCAACGAGCAGAGGTGTTGTCATCCAATCCCTAAATGAAAAATGGTGGAAGGAAAGATATGTAACTGGAAGAGATATCTTTCTTTAG